One genomic region from Phycodurus eques isolate BA_2022a chromosome 16, UOR_Pequ_1.1, whole genome shotgun sequence encodes:
- the LOC133415302 gene encoding homeobox protein Hox-B5a-like, translating into MSSYFVNSFSGRYPNAPDYQLLNYAPGSGALNGGAYRDFSTATMHHATGSYGYGCNGMDLSVTSREGVNTSASNTEGHVGGDCRNFSPVDSERSFRQSSSGSIASVRDSKQSSRSSSPRSEQPGSGLLSIFNLPSTTSGGGATQRFAELNEKLPEADEMQHNTRDSGDGITQPAQKHECGQADSSNPGCTTGSESPQIFPWMRKLHISHDMTGPDGKRARTAYTRYQTLELEKEFHFNRYLTRRRRIEIAHTLCLTERQIKIWFQNRRMKWKKDNKLKSMTLGSAGPAFQP; encoded by the exons GACTATCAACTGTTAAATTATGCACCCGGCAGCGGTGCATTGAACGGCGGGGCGTACAGGGATTTTTCCACGGCCACCATGCACCATGCGACTGGCTCTTACGGCTATGGCTGCAACGGTATGGACCTGTCGGTCACAAGCCGGGAAGGGGTGAACACCAGTGCCTCAAACACAGAAGGACACGTCGGGGGAGACTGTCGGAACTTTAGCCCCGTGGACAGTGAGAGGAGTTTCAGGCAATCGTCCAGCGGTTCCATCGCCTCCGTCAGAGACAGTAAGCAGAGTAGTCGGAGCTCGTCTCCCCGCTCGGAGCAACCAGGAAGCGGTCTTCTTAGCATCTTTAACCTGCCCTCGACCACGTCCGGCGGGGGAGCTACACAGAGATTTGCGGAGCTGAACGAAAAGTTACCAGAAGCGGATGAGATGCAACACAACACGCGGGATAGCGGCGATGGCATAACACAGCCTGCACAGAAACACGAGTGCGGACAGGCGGACAGTTCAAACCCGGGATGCACGACGGGCAGCGAGTCGCCCCAGATATTTCCATGGATGAGAAAGCTGCACATCAGCCATG ATATGACGGGCCCCGATGGGAAACGTGCACGGACGGCATATACCCGCTACCAGACACTCGAGCTGGAGAAGGAGTTTCACTTCAACCGCTATCTCACGCGGCGGCGGCGTATCGAGATCGCACACACGCTTTGCCTCACCGAGCGCCAAATTAAGATTTGGTTCCAAAACCGAAGGATGAAGTGGAAGAAGGACAACAAACTGAAAAGCATGACCCTTGGCTCTGCTGGTCCAGCCTTCCAACCTTAG